CGCATCCTCACTTGCCCACGAGTCCTCCTTTGACTCTTTTTACTCCTTCCCTGGGTCTCGGGTCAAGAAGGAAACCCAATCCGAAGATTTTTCTCTTTCTAGCAGTCGAATTTCTGTCGCATCTAGGTCCTACACGCCCACGGATCACACCTCCTTCACCGCTGACTTAAACAAAGTTTGTGATTTCCCCAGCATCGGCATGCGTAATTCCAGTAAGAACCGTGGCCCCTCCGCTAGTGCTCAGCGGGAGAGGAACGCCGGGGCTTGGAACTTACCGACGCATTCGCGATCTATTCAGAAGTATTCAGACAACGACTTTGCGTAACCGGCTCTGATGGGAAACATAAAAACTAAGCCACATTGGACTTGAAAACAATGATTCCTGAATATAACATTAAGTATTTTCTTTATCGTAtttctttattctttatttgtattccaCCTAACTGAattggcaattaattttttgtaagCCTTTATTGATTATATCGGCccgttttttaatttaatacattaTTACCACTGGGGACTGTGAAACTAAGATTtgtctttttttgttttgggagGCAGGTGGTGGAAAATGTcccaattattatttacatgtAGTTTCGGAGATTTCGCCGTTCTTACGGATATGGAAAGCCTCGacaatttcattattttagtTACATGCTAAATGcctatttttaatatattttttggaatGGTCAGTAAGGAAAGGTTAACAGTTactgaaaatttaagaaaaaaaaaagggaaggaaAGGTAACCAATGTTTTTGATGGCAACAAATCATCATACTGAACTCACAAAGTGACTACACAAAGACAGGCGGCGTTTAGCTGAGTGGGGGCCAAGCTCcaaataatttactttttttaataacacATTTATATTATGCTATGCTGACCATAGAAACTGTACATTATTGTACATTATATTAAGAAAAAAACTTCATAATTTTGCattagtttattataatataaagtTATGGCAAAACGGCCACCAATACTTTTAGCTTTTTCCAGGCCATTTCCTTAGAACAGTGTTATATTTTCCGCAGAGCGGaacatttgttgtttattataaTACATTTCGTACTTGTAGCTTTTCAAGAGGTCCGGCTTGGAGTGGAGACTTTGGAGTTGCGCGACACCGATGCGATACTTTGCGGATCTTGCTGAAGCACGAGACGAGTAAAAGCTAAGCTTAGAAGAAGTGCTTGGCCTAAAAGTTCGCGCTGGTAGCGCTCTTGCTGCGAAAATAGAAGGCGTAGGTCAGTGGGAAACTGGACCTGTTTGGGCAGATATAATGAGGACTCTGTTTCGGGGATCTTATGTTCCACGTTGTAATGTGTCCGCATCATGGCCAATATCGTGTCCTCGGTGGACACGCGCTCAGTACCCACCAGGTGATTAAACAGTCGGGATGAGAGAAAACGTCGCATGTAGTAGACGTTGTTCTTCTGCTTCTCATCGCTATCTGAACGAGCCATCAAGGAGAAGCTCATGATTGCAGACACCTGAGCCTTTTGTATGTTTACGTTCTGTTGGTCGATGCTCCCCGGGTTGCTGCTGACTTGCGCCATTTGTGGACTCTCCATGACGTAGCAATCTGCATCCGGTATCTGGTGAGAGACATAGAGGCAGCGGCGGGAAAGTTCTGACAAATGCACCTTCTTGTCGTTCAGCTCATGGTGTTGCCAGTGAGTGAGCAGACATGTAGCTTCGTCTCTCCCGATCTTCAATCGTGCCCAGCTTACACTGGTTACTCCGATGCGCACCCCTACGGCAGATGCTATCCGGGAACGCTGGCCCTCGTCCATGGGCGGTATTATAAAGGGCGCGATTCGTGCAGCTTTTGTCTTATTTTGGAGGCCTTCTGCAATACTCCCAGTGCTCGCCGGCGCAAGCAAACTTGTAAAGAATTTGGTGGTCACCTTCAGTCCGAATCCCTCCACATATAGGATGTCGCTGAGTTTCTGTAGCGGTCCATGACGGTCCTTCCAATTTTGAAGCTTCGTGGCCCTCGCCTTGGTTATGTCGTAGCTGGGCAGTATAATAAGTCTTTATGAAAGGCTACATAGGGTGGCTACCTACCTGGCTATCTGATTCATGCCGCTTTCATTTATCGTCTTCAGGATCTTCAGACTATCTGCATCCGAGTAGGCGTGCAAGAGGTCGCTGGCTAGGTCATTTTCAGGCTGACCAGGTGTGAGTTGATGCATGGGCGGGAGCCGTAGGCATCTAGTCGTTACGCACAACAATGTGCGTCGGCACAACATATTTGTGGGCTGTATGATATAGATTTGTtccttaatttaattttgcctAATCAGCTGTTCGGCTAGTAGGACCAAGCTTATGTTTTCAGGTTTCGAAACTTATCGATATACAATGGGGTTATCGaagtacaaaaacaatttatagCAACCAATTGTTGAGTTAAATAAAGGCCGTCTTTATACTTTACTCAAAGAGGAAAAAGGAATGTATTTCACACATGCCATTAAACCACAATTTCTTatacaatataattataaattttaagcaCATATTTTACTTAAAAGGAAAATACATAAATCGGAGAGGAAAAAGAGCCAGAAACAGCTTTTGCACTGGTGACTAAATTTAATCCCTTTGAAGTATGAATATTACATAAGTTGTCGATGACTACAAGATCCCCcatacttttttattaatgctaaatcaatcaataaataaaaatcttaGTTGACTATTTCTCAGAATTGAATTTATGGAGGTTTCTCGTGTTTGTCGTCTATAATTGTGGCTAGGAAAACAGCTAAAAGCGCAGCACTGCACGCTCTCTGTGTTCTCACATTGTTTTTGACTCTCGATGCGGGAAGTCGAAGTTTCAATCGGAACGTCGAGTGGCAGTCGTGTCGTGTGTCGATTGGTGAGCGGCTGTGGCACATATGTGAAAAATAATTAtcttcattttaattgaattaagacaataacaacaacgatTTCTGACACTCGGTTGCCTTGCCATATGTGACACAAAGCACACACATGCGCCCGTAAAGTCAGAACTCTGTTTCAGCGCGAATGCGGGTGCACAACAGTGAAATTTCGCTGCGACAAGTGGAAAAGAAAACGGAGAAAGGTAGCGCAAGAGCCAAGCGAAAATCCTGGTCATGTCGTTGGAATTCGAGATCAGCAGCTCtcgcaaccacaacaacaacacaatcACGTACGGCCATGCGAAAAACAACTGCATTATGCCGAAGTCATTGCCCGCTTCCTCCGCACCCGCCTTCCCTCAGCTGATCCAGGCCAGCTGTTTCAATGCCGTGGAGGTGGATTCACCAGACAGCAGTGCAGGGACAGCAGGCATATCCGAAGCTCCCACCGCCGCCCAGCGAACACCGGACACGTCGGAGGACAGCGAATGCGACTCGTTTCTCGCCAGTCGGAGACGTAcccgctcctcctcctctgtgCTACGCAACCGGAAGCGCAACTCGTGGTGGGGACGAGCCCACAGCTTTCTATCCCACAACTGGTATCTGGGCTGCCTGGTGCCCGCCTCCATTCTGGGGGCCCTCATCTTTATCGGATGGACGACGCGGGACTACGCCCGCCAATTGCTCTTCTGGATCGAAATGCAGAACGCCTGGATAACATTTGCCGTCTACATGGGACTCTTTGCTCTCGTCAGCTTTCCCGTGGTGGTGGGATACTTCGTACTGCTCATCACCGCCGGCTATCTATTCGGCTGCCTGCGCGGTTGGGTCACCGTGATCCTGGGTGCCAATCTGGGCATCGCCGTGGCGCATGCCACCATTCGCGGCTGCCGGCACCGCATTCCTGTGCAAAGGTGAGTGCTTTGCAGAAAACACATTTTGGGATGCACGTCTGATGCACGTCACTTCAGCGGTTTCTTAAaattatatagatatatgtgtAATTCCTTCCGTACCAGCAGCACCAAGAATGGCCTGTGGAAACTTCAGTATTTACTGTTTAATCCAGAAAAAATGGTTCGACATTTCAGAAACTATTAACCAACTAATGTGCACTATGCCTCTGAACTTTTCATACAAAACGATCATTTCGGATCGTCATAATGCGAAGAagttaaaatgcaaaaaattggTGCCGTTTAAGACTCAAATCTCCATTCTAATGtagaattttatttatctgtTCGTTGAGGAGTGTTAAATACTACGCACACAAATACGAAACTGCGAAAAATTGGGTGTACGATCTTTTAAAGTCATGTGCTTTTGCGGTGGAGATCTATTGGCCCTGTtcgtccgttcgtctgtcgCGATGCAGTTTCTAGTGCCGCTTGCGAAGTTTGTTTTAAAACATCACTAACATCAATAACTTGCCATAACTACACTAGTTCAGAATATTTGAGTTTTTATACATTCATCTTGCCAATATCTACCGATCATCAAGAAACATTTACTTACTCAAGAAACATTTTACCgaaaaatgcggaaaaatgatttttatactGATAAGTGTTACAAAGCCCATATGGTCTTTTTACGACCagtaaatattcaaaatttttGCGATCAGGGAACACTTTCCTCCATAAGTCTCGCTCTTTCGTATAAAGCCTATATTGTACCCTCTGCTCTCTGTGCTGTTTCTATTCTCCAATGCTGCGGTTCCTTCGAAATTTTAAGTACTACGCATGGCATGAGGTGCGTCGTGGTTGTTCCGCAGTGGCCACATCGGATTTGAGTGATGTCCATCTGGTGCTGCCAACGGTCTGGCCCTCCGAGCTTACCAAGAGGATCCACCCGCTCCCAGTCCCCGACCTGATCGAGAAGTTCTCCTGCGACGCCCCCGGCGGCCAGTTCGCCACAATGTCTGAGTACCTGCGCAGCGATCCACGGCCCGACGCAGTTCTCCTGCCGGAGGAAATTGATCTGCACCGAAAAATGTCCATGGATGACCTTAATTCTTATATGCACGCAAAGGACGCCTTCAAAGAGCCACATAGAAAAAACCGGATATTTTCGCACGTTCTTGTGGTAGCTGGAGCTGACTCAGCTCGTAGTTCCCCCTTTCGGCAGAGGCCCGAGTTCCTCTATTTTTGCGACTGCTTAAGACCAGGGGCAGCATTGGTTCTGACCCGCAGCCGAAAGCGAAGGACTAGCGCGTTGCTCTTTCTTTCCCAGGAGGTGGACTCTCAGCTGTGTACCATTTTTAGCCATATGCATTACGTGGACGACGTTCTGCCCCTCGCCATGCTTAAGAAAAGTTTACACTGGCTGTTAAGGGATCACTCGCCCGAGTTGTGGCACTTCTACGAGCCATCGAGTCCTGTCAGCTTTATAGTGCAAGAGGTGGCTAATGAGGCCAAGATTGCAATGTGCAACCCCCGATACATCCTCCAGTACACACGCACCGTCAAGACGTCTCGAGAGTTGAGAGCCCTGCGTCGAGCTAACGCCATTGCTGCAGACTCCATGGCAGAGGTAATCACACAGCATCATCAGAATCCACAGGAGCTGGCCGCATTGTTTGACTACAAATGCCATATGCGCCACGCACGCCCCGACGGTACGAAAATTTCGTGCGGAATAGATGGCAAAGGGCTGTGGCAGATGGACGCTGGATGCCAGTACGGAGGCTACGAAGGCGGACTGGCCAGGTGCTGGCCAAGCTCGGGGCGTTTCACTCCGCCCCAAAAAATGCTTTACGGTGCGCTGTTGGACATGCGTCGGGATCTGTGCTCGTTGATAAAGTACGCTGGAAGTGAGGGTGCCGTGCGCACACCTCTGGAACTGCATGCCGCCTATTTAATCCTTCTGGCTCGTCACCTAAGAGAGCTCCGCGTGTTACCAAAAGGTGTCAGAAGTGCAGCAGAGACAGTGGAGGTGGCCTGCAAGTACAACTGCTCCCCAGTCGTCGTCTCGCACGTGGGCCTGGGAAAGCGAGACACCAGTCGCAGACTCCTAGACTATCCATTCGCTCCCGGAAACGTGGTTTCGCTGCGCCTGTCTATTTCTATTCCTGATGACTGCTGTCAGGCCTACCCCGAGTTCCGGGGCATTCTTTGTCAGCTTGGCGACACCCTGCACATCCGGGATGACTCCGTGGAGCTACTTACCGCCGCTTGCCCCAGCGAGCCCCAGGATATTGAAGTATGTCTACCTGCAAGCAGAATCAGGTCCCACAGATTGCGGAATGACGGGGATCAGAATGGATCTTGTGACACGCTACAATTGCATGGCTTCCGTGACTGCAACTGAGCGAATAAAATTGCTCAAGGAATATCGCTTTTATAATCGGCAGTTACTCCGCGAAATCGATATGGCATAACCACGTCGTCGGC
This genomic interval from Drosophila teissieri strain GT53w chromosome 3L, Prin_Dtei_1.1, whole genome shotgun sequence contains the following:
- the LOC122617032 gene encoding uncharacterized protein LOC122617032, with product MLCRRTLLCVTTRCLRLPPMHQLTPGQPENDLASDLLHAYSDADSLKILKTINESGMNQIASYDITKARATKLQNWKDRHGPLQKLSDILYVEGFGLKVTTKFFTSLLAPASTGSIAEGLQNKTKAARIAPFIIPPMDEGQRSRIASAVGVRIGVTSVSWARLKIGRDEATCLLTHWQHHELNDKKVHLSELSRRCLYVSHQIPDADCYVMESPQMAQVSSNPGSIDQQNVNIQKAQVSAIMSFSLMARSDSDEKQKNNVYYMRRFLSSRLFNHLVGTERVSTEDTILAMMRTHYNVEHKIPETESSLYLPKQVQFPTDLRLLFSQQERYQRELLGQALLLSLAFTRLVLQQDPQSIASVSRNSKVSTPSRTS
- the LOC122618604 gene encoding transmembrane protein 64, which encodes MSLEFEISSSRNHNNNTITYGHAKNNCIMPKSLPASSAPAFPQLIQASCFNAVEVDSPDSSAGTAGISEAPTAAQRTPDTSEDSECDSFLASRRRTRSSSSVLRNRKRNSWWGRAHSFLSHNWYLGCLVPASILGALIFIGWTTRDYARQLLFWIEMQNAWITFAVYMGLFALVSFPVVVGYFVLLITAGYLFGCLRGWVTVILGANLGIAVAHATIRGCRHRIPVQRLIKNDTGRAILRVISGPKAFRVVLFTRLTPIPFGVQNVIFGISSINTRDYHVATLIGLLPAQTINVYLGSTLRSMHEVLSDNETKLTGYISFVFEVICGVALMFWVLQKARKELSETLLNADYNNEGKHPDVQV
- the LOC122618601 gene encoding xaa-Pro aminopeptidase 3, whose amino-acid sequence is MLRFLRNFKYYAWHEVRRGCSAVATSDLSDVHLVLPTVWPSELTKRIHPLPVPDLIEKFSCDAPGGQFATMSEYLRSDPRPDAVLLPEEIDLHRKMSMDDLNSYMHAKDAFKEPHRKNRIFSHVLVVAGADSARSSPFRQRPEFLYFCDCLRPGAALVLTRSRKRRTSALLFLSQEVDSQLCTIFSHMHYVDDVLPLAMLKKSLHWLLRDHSPELWHFYEPSSPVSFIVQEVANEAKIAMCNPRYILQYTRTVKTSRELRALRRANAIAADSMAEVITQHHQNPQELAALFDYKCHMRHARPDGTKISCGIDGKGLWQMDAGCQYGGYEGGLARCWPSSGRFTPPQKMLYGALLDMRRDLCSLIKYAGSEGAVRTPLELHAAYLILLARHLRELRVLPKGVRSAAETVEVACKYNCSPVVVSHVGLGKRDTSRRLLDYPFAPGNVVSLRLSISIPDDCCQAYPEFRGILCQLGDTLHIRDDSVELLTAACPSEPQDIEVCLPASRIRSHRLRNDGDQNGSCDTLQLHGFRDCN